The following coding sequences lie in one Borreliella spielmanii genomic window:
- a CDS encoding TatD family hydrolase → MMNCVLETEKSIFFDKLIDTHVHFYELKKRSLDVSYIINECFKNGFSYFLDVGLHPDDFSSRKNLLSSYSNVFLTSGIHPLNLGDRFKDDIKQLEKILVSENVVAVGEMGLDYFKADNKRLQIKVFEEQLYLAGRYKKPVILHIRDAYDDAYNIVKSLNFLNRGILHCYSGTYEHAKKFIDLGFKVSFSGNITFKNAEPLRIVVGKLNVNDLLIETDSPFLAPVPLRGKINSPLFLGYVCLEIARIKNCSVNDVAIAVYNSFKDLLLLQ, encoded by the coding sequence ATGATGAACTGTGTACTTGAAACTGAAAAATCTATTTTTTTTGATAAATTAATAGATACCCATGTTCATTTTTATGAATTAAAGAAAAGATCTTTGGATGTCAGTTATATTATTAATGAATGTTTTAAAAACGGCTTTTCTTATTTTCTTGACGTTGGTTTGCACCCAGATGATTTTAGTAGTAGAAAAAATCTTTTAAGCTCCTATTCTAATGTGTTTTTAACATCAGGTATTCATCCTTTAAATTTAGGTGATCGTTTTAAAGATGATATTAAACAGCTTGAAAAAATTTTAGTTAGTGAAAATGTTGTTGCTGTTGGTGAGATGGGTCTTGATTATTTTAAGGCAGATAACAAGAGATTGCAAATTAAGGTTTTTGAAGAGCAATTATATTTGGCTGGTAGATATAAAAAGCCAGTTATTTTACATATAAGAGATGCCTATGATGATGCTTATAATATTGTAAAGTCTTTAAATTTTTTAAATAGAGGCATATTACATTGTTATTCAGGAACTTATGAGCATGCTAAAAAATTTATTGATTTGGGATTTAAAGTTTCTTTTTCAGGTAATATAACTTTTAAAAATGCGGAACCTTTAAGAATTGTTGTTGGTAAATTAAATGTCAACGATCTTTTAATAGAAACGGACAGCCCCTTTTTGGCTCCAGTTCCGTTAAGAGGTAAAATAAACTCACCTTTGTTTTTAGGATATGTATGTCTTGAGATTGCAAGGATCAAAAATTGCTCCGTTAATGATGTTGCTATTGCCGTATACAATAGCTTTAAAGATCTTTTATTGTTGCAATAA
- the infC gene encoding translation initiation factor IF-3, with protein sequence MINRNANRDRDRSRSNDKELKINYRIRAREVRVIFENGTQEVLLIEDAIKKAKEAGLDLVEVSPNVSPPVCKIIDYGKYKFHQEKRQKEQKKNQKVIKLKEVRMQPKIDTHDLDFKSKNILSFLKDGNKVKVTIRFRGRELAHTYLGYGILDSILEKVGDVNYVLESAAKMEGKTMFLIVAPKFKK encoded by the coding sequence ATGATAAATAGAAATGCCAATAGAGATAGGGATAGGTCCAGATCAAATGACAAGGAATTGAAAATTAATTACAGAATTAGGGCCCGTGAAGTAAGAGTTATTTTTGAAAATGGAACGCAAGAGGTTTTATTGATTGAAGATGCTATTAAAAAAGCAAAAGAAGCTGGGCTTGATTTGGTTGAGGTTTCTCCCAATGTTTCTCCTCCGGTTTGTAAAATTATTGATTATGGTAAATATAAATTCCATCAAGAAAAGCGTCAAAAAGAGCAAAAAAAGAATCAAAAAGTAATTAAGCTTAAGGAAGTCAGAATGCAGCCTAAGATAGATACTCATGACCTTGATTTTAAATCAAAAAATATTTTGAGTTTTCTCAAAGATGGTAATAAGGTTAAAGTTACAATAAGATTTAGAGGTCGTGAGCTTGCTCATACATATTTAGGATATGGTATTTTAGATAGTATTCTTGAAAAAGTAGGGGATGTAAATTATGTTTTGGAGTCTGCGGCTAAAATGGAAGGTAAGACAATGTTTTTGATTGTAGCGCCTAAGTTTAAAAAATAA
- the rpmI gene encoding 50S ribosomal protein L35: protein MANKMKTRKSAKKRYSFTVNGKVKYKKQNLRHILTKKSSKRKRNLRKLGSLSCFEVKRIKTLLPYG, encoded by the coding sequence ATGGCAAATAAGATGAAAACACGCAAAAGTGCAAAAAAAAGGTATTCTTTTACTGTAAATGGTAAGGTTAAGTATAAAAAACAGAATTTAAGGCATATTTTGACAAAAAAATCTTCTAAGCGTAAGAGAAATTTAAGAAAATTAGGCAGTCTTTCTTGTTTTGAAGTTAAAAGAATTAAAACTTTATTACCTTATGGTTAA
- the rplT gene encoding 50S ribosomal protein L20, producing the protein MARAKNGTVHVARRKRILKKTKGFWGTKKSNYKKAKDTLRKGMMYATRDRKTRKRDFRRLWISRISAALSGTGVTYSRFIEGLLKSNIKINRKILSNLAIEDVKAFEKIVLEIRK; encoded by the coding sequence ATGGCTAGGGCTAAAAACGGTACAGTTCATGTTGCAAGACGTAAGCGAATTTTAAAAAAGACAAAAGGGTTTTGGGGTACAAAAAAGAGTAACTATAAAAAAGCTAAGGATACCTTGAGAAAGGGTATGATGTATGCTACAAGAGATAGAAAGACCAGAAAAAGAGATTTTAGACGCTTATGGATTTCAAGAATTTCAGCTGCTTTAAGTGGTACTGGGGTTACCTATTCAAGATTTATTGAGGGTTTATTGAAGTCTAATATAAAAATTAATAGAAAAATTTTGTCTAATTTGGCTATTGAAGATGTTAAAGCTTTTGAAAAAATTGTTTTAGAAATAAGAAAATAA
- the tsaE gene encoding tRNA (adenosine(37)-N6)-threonylcarbamoyltransferase complex ATPase subunit type 1 TsaE has product MILEFKSEKKMINFSKSFFYPLPMGKIFVLSGDMGSGKTSFLKGLAFNLGISYFTSPTYNIVNVYDFVGFKFYHVDLYRVFSLEEFELIGGLEMLADLDSIIAIEWPQIALSALPKDRLFSLTFKIVGSGRVIEFNG; this is encoded by the coding sequence TTGATTTTAGAATTTAAATCAGAAAAAAAAATGATAAATTTTTCCAAATCTTTTTTTTATCCTTTGCCAATGGGTAAAATATTTGTTTTAAGTGGTGATATGGGGTCTGGAAAAACCAGTTTTTTAAAGGGGCTTGCTTTTAACCTTGGAATTTCTTATTTTACAAGTCCAACTTATAACATTGTTAATGTTTATGATTTTGTAGGTTTTAAGTTTTATCATGTTGATTTATATCGGGTGTTTTCTTTGGAAGAATTTGAGCTTATTGGGGGATTGGAAATGCTTGCGGATCTTGATTCAATTATTGCTATTGAATGGCCACAAATTGCTTTGAGTGCTCTTCCTAAAGACAGATTATTTTCTTTAACTTTTAAAATAGTCGGTTCAGGTAGGGTTATAGAATTTAATGGTTAA
- the tsaB gene encoding tRNA (adenosine(37)-N6)-threonylcarbamoyltransferase complex dimerization subunit type 1 TsaB, whose amino-acid sequence MVNALAFEYSYKALVVDCRINNKNFSLVEFKSNFNFSIPKIFNDFITKNGIDLNQIKLIVNSCGPGSFTGLRVSLSFVKGLALGLSIPFVNISTLDVFANLVKDSSSVIVLTFTAGKYFLGHYKNRELVGKILCFSKEDLFEYLGQINPNSVLVGYNLEDICKEFNHKFKIIENLSSFGRILTELGITKYLKNRKSDDILSGPLYIRQSDAEINFHF is encoded by the coding sequence ATGGTTAATGCACTTGCATTTGAATATTCATATAAAGCATTAGTAGTTGATTGTAGAATTAATAATAAAAATTTTTCATTAGTTGAATTTAAATCAAATTTTAATTTTAGTATTCCAAAAATTTTCAATGATTTTATAACTAAAAATGGCATTGATCTTAATCAAATTAAATTAATTGTAAATTCCTGTGGACCTGGTTCTTTCACTGGTCTTAGAGTTAGTTTAAGTTTTGTAAAAGGTCTTGCTTTAGGCCTTTCTATTCCTTTTGTCAATATTTCTACATTGGATGTTTTTGCAAATTTAGTTAAAGATAGTTCTAGCGTAATTGTATTAACTTTTACTGCTGGTAAATATTTTCTTGGGCATTATAAAAATCGCGAATTGGTGGGTAAGATTTTGTGTTTTTCTAAGGAAGATTTGTTTGAATATCTAGGGCAGATTAATCCAAATTCAGTGCTTGTTGGGTACAATCTTGAGGATATTTGTAAGGAATTCAATCATAAATTTAAAATCATTGAAAATTTGAGCTCGTTTGGAAGAATTTTAACAGAACTTGGGATAACTAAATACTTAAAAAATCGTAAAAGCGATGATATTTTATCAGGCCCCCTTTACATAAGACAAAGTGATGCTGAGATTAATTTTCATTTTTGA
- the csrA gene encoding carbon storage regulator CsrA, giving the protein MLVLSRKVNESIKINSNIEVLILEIKKDTVKIAIKAPENIKIFRSEIYEFIIEENKKSILKDKHNIGKIKSLFNHYFKNEN; this is encoded by the coding sequence ATGCTAGTGTTGTCAAGAAAAGTAAATGAAAGTATCAAAATAAACTCTAATATTGAAGTTTTAATATTAGAGATAAAAAAGGATACTGTTAAAATAGCAATTAAAGCTCCTGAAAACATTAAAATATTTAGATCTGAAATTTATGAATTTATTATAGAAGAAAATAAAAAATCAATACTAAAAGACAAACACAATATAGGCAAAATTAAAAGTCTATTCAACCATTATTTCAAAAATGAAAATTAA
- the fliW gene encoding flagellar assembly protein FliW: MTNENSIGIEFDFPEGILGFENIKKFIIKDSKYKPFSIMQSINKDVSFLVTSPFNFLSEYLPSIQKKDWSDIKAKAEDEKVILCIINMHVNDYKDITANLKAPIIINKKKLLGKQAICTSEKYSLHHKVFKE; the protein is encoded by the coding sequence ATGACAAATGAAAACAGTATAGGCATAGAATTTGATTTCCCCGAAGGAATACTTGGATTTGAAAATATTAAAAAATTTATAATAAAAGACTCTAAATATAAGCCTTTTTCTATTATGCAATCCATCAATAAAGACGTAAGTTTTTTAGTAACGTCTCCTTTTAATTTTTTAAGCGAATACTTGCCAAGTATACAGAAAAAAGATTGGTCAGACATTAAAGCAAAAGCAGAAGATGAAAAAGTTATACTATGCATAATTAATATGCATGTCAATGATTATAAAGACATTACAGCCAACCTAAAAGCACCAATCATAATAAATAAAAAAAAATTGCTTGGAAAACAAGCTATATGCACAAGTGAAAAATACTCGCTACACCATAAAGTTTTCAAGGAATAA
- a CDS encoding flagellar hook-associated protein 3, which translates to MINRVSHPLTYENLKTSASEQESKITKLLENLYKGGKRIVKLRNDPTGVTHAIRLDTDIFKLNVYIKNIGTSKSNLRYAEGYLQSLTNILTRAKEIAIQGASGTYEADDKKMISKEVNALLEDTVAIANAKGPDGYSIFSGTKIDSEAFKVTRENKISKISKDGEGPQIIKVEYNGNQAEKKTEVYNEVYMSNNYPGNKIFFVQNQNIISSTNTNGFAVKENTKIYIDNIEIGLTAGDTALDIVAKINESSAPVEASIDPVLNSLSIKTTTPHQIWITEAEESNVLQTLGILTKNNDTKLPPYNLASNTEVRSRSIFDALIELRDALYNNKEELVGSRSLAEIDGSLKRLLISVADLGAKENRLDRSYERISKETADMKEDMVQYTDLDVTKAITNLNMASLAYQVSLGISAKIMQTTLLDFIK; encoded by the coding sequence ATGATAAATAGAGTAAGCCATCCATTAACATATGAAAATTTAAAAACCTCTGCATCAGAGCAGGAGTCTAAAATTACAAAACTTTTAGAAAACTTATACAAAGGCGGCAAAAGGATTGTAAAACTAAGAAACGATCCAACAGGCGTCACTCATGCAATAAGACTAGATACCGACATATTTAAGCTGAATGTATATATAAAAAATATTGGCACTTCTAAAAGCAACCTAAGATATGCAGAAGGATATTTACAATCTCTTACAAATATTTTAACACGGGCTAAAGAAATTGCAATTCAAGGAGCAAGCGGAACTTACGAAGCAGATGACAAAAAAATGATATCAAAAGAAGTAAATGCTTTACTCGAAGATACTGTTGCAATAGCAAACGCTAAAGGGCCTGATGGATACAGTATATTCTCGGGGACCAAAATTGATAGCGAAGCATTTAAAGTAACTAGGGAGAATAAAATAAGCAAAATAAGCAAAGACGGTGAAGGCCCTCAAATAATCAAAGTAGAATACAACGGCAATCAAGCTGAAAAGAAAACAGAAGTATACAATGAAGTATATATGTCAAATAATTATCCCGGGAATAAAATATTTTTCGTGCAAAATCAAAATATTATCTCATCAACAAATACTAATGGGTTTGCCGTAAAAGAAAATACAAAAATTTATATTGACAATATTGAAATAGGATTAACAGCAGGAGATACTGCTCTTGACATTGTTGCAAAAATCAATGAGTCTTCAGCACCTGTTGAAGCAAGCATTGATCCTGTTTTAAACTCATTATCTATTAAAACTACAACTCCACACCAAATTTGGATAACAGAAGCAGAAGAATCAAATGTTTTACAAACACTTGGGATACTTACTAAAAACAACGATACCAAACTGCCACCTTACAACCTTGCTAGCAATACAGAAGTTAGAAGTAGATCTATTTTCGATGCGCTTATTGAGCTCAGAGATGCGCTTTACAATAATAAAGAAGAGCTTGTTGGAAGTAGAAGCCTAGCAGAAATTGATGGGAGCTTAAAAAGGTTGCTTATATCCGTTGCAGATCTTGGAGCAAAAGAAAATAGACTTGATAGAAGCTATGAAAGAATAAGTAAAGAGACTGCAGACATGAAAGAAGATATGGTTCAATATACAGATCTTGACGTAACAAAAGCAATAACTAATCTAAATATGGCAAGCTTGGCTTATCAAGTATCTTTAGGAATCTCTGCTAAAATAATGCAGACAACTTTATTGGATTTTATAAAATAG
- the flgK gene encoding flagellar hook-associated protein FlgK translates to MDSTFSGIEIGKRSLFAHKDAMNTVGHNLSNATKPGYSRQRVTMTTTTPLYAPQLNRAKKQGQLGQGIMVQSIDRVKDELLNTRIIEESHRLGYWTSQDKFISMLEDVYNEPEDQSIRKRLNDFWESWQDLANQPQGLAERKIILERGKSFCEGIRSRFHSLERIYTMANDEIKITTDEANNYIRNIANLNKQISKSQAMKDNPNDLMDARDLMVEKLGNLINVSIENKQDPNEFLIHSEGRHLVQGSIANEFRLEATNGPTRTRWDILWTNNDKAHLKTGKLGSLINIRDEEIKNEINELNNLAANIIELVNEIHETGHGMDKKSGRSFFSQELKLTDDRGRYDTNGNGQFDSVHIFKINSTNEIFLEEKLGFYGTLKFETINSSEIVEIPYNAPDTVQDVINRINNSDAQVTARINSEGKLEIKAVKEHENENITFRIKHIEDSGLFLTKYTGILNASGPEGAYDYRNIDTTDKLTAKSTYSISPLKNPAAWIKVEDIIDSDPSKIASGIKNPTNEISIGDNQAAMRISSFGNSQVMIGKNLTLNDYFANTASNIAIKGQISEITKESQSQILKDLTDLRMSISGVNKDEELANMIEFQQAFIAASKFITVSAELIDTIINKMGV, encoded by the coding sequence GTGGATTCAACATTCTCAGGAATAGAAATTGGCAAAAGAAGTTTATTTGCACATAAAGATGCTATGAATACAGTTGGACACAATTTATCCAATGCTACAAAACCTGGATATTCAAGACAAAGAGTAACAATGACAACAACAACTCCTCTTTATGCTCCACAACTAAACAGGGCTAAAAAGCAAGGACAATTGGGTCAGGGGATCATGGTTCAATCTATAGACAGAGTAAAAGATGAACTGCTTAACACAAGAATCATTGAAGAATCGCACCGGTTAGGATACTGGACTTCACAAGACAAGTTTATATCAATGCTAGAAGATGTTTATAACGAACCTGAAGATCAATCAATACGAAAAAGATTAAATGATTTTTGGGAAAGTTGGCAAGATCTAGCAAATCAACCACAAGGTTTAGCAGAAAGGAAGATAATTCTAGAAAGAGGCAAATCTTTTTGCGAAGGAATAAGAAGTAGATTCCATTCTCTTGAAAGAATTTATACAATGGCAAACGATGAAATAAAAATTACAACAGATGAGGCAAACAATTACATTAGAAACATTGCAAATCTTAATAAACAAATTTCAAAATCTCAAGCAATGAAAGACAATCCGAATGACTTAATGGATGCAAGAGATTTAATGGTTGAAAAATTAGGAAATTTAATAAATGTATCAATTGAAAACAAACAGGATCCCAATGAATTTTTAATTCACTCAGAAGGAAGACACCTTGTACAAGGTTCAATTGCTAATGAATTTAGACTAGAAGCTACAAACGGACCTACTAGAACCAGATGGGACATTTTATGGACCAATAATGACAAAGCTCATCTTAAAACAGGAAAGCTGGGATCTTTGATTAACATAAGAGATGAAGAGATTAAAAACGAAATCAATGAACTGAACAATTTAGCTGCAAACATTATAGAGCTTGTTAACGAAATACATGAAACAGGACATGGAATGGACAAAAAAAGTGGAAGAAGCTTTTTTTCTCAAGAACTAAAACTAACTGACGATCGCGGTAGATATGATACTAACGGAAATGGCCAATTTGATTCCGTTCATATTTTCAAAATTAATAGCACAAACGAAATATTCCTAGAAGAGAAATTGGGATTTTACGGAACTCTTAAATTTGAAACCATAAATAGCAGCGAGATTGTAGAAATACCTTACAATGCTCCAGATACAGTTCAAGATGTGATAAATAGAATAAACAATTCCGATGCACAAGTTACAGCAAGAATTAACTCAGAAGGTAAGCTTGAAATCAAAGCAGTTAAAGAACACGAAAATGAGAACATAACATTTAGAATCAAGCATATAGAAGATTCTGGATTATTTCTAACAAAATATACAGGAATATTAAATGCATCAGGGCCTGAAGGGGCTTATGATTATAGAAATATTGACACAACAGATAAATTAACAGCCAAATCCACTTATTCAATCTCGCCTTTAAAAAATCCTGCGGCGTGGATAAAAGTTGAGGACATAATAGACTCAGATCCTTCAAAAATAGCATCAGGAATTAAAAATCCAACAAATGAAATATCTATTGGGGATAACCAAGCAGCAATGAGAATCTCCTCTTTTGGAAATTCTCAAGTTATGATTGGCAAAAATTTAACACTAAATGATTACTTCGCAAATACAGCATCAAATATCGCAATAAAAGGACAAATATCAGAAATCACAAAAGAAAGCCAATCTCAAATATTAAAAGATTTAACAGATCTAAGAATGTCTATTTCTGGAGTAAATAAAGATGAAGAACTTGCAAACATGATCGAATTTCAACAAGCCTTTATTGCAGCAAGTAAATTTATCACTGTTTCTGCTGAATTAATAGACACAATAATAAATAAAATGGGAGTATAA
- a CDS encoding flagellar protein FlbF codes for MKAKLEIELRDVLKKELLLVNEIYKSYLKIKENIDNKNEIELKEIANKTKISLESFKEIEIKRNEIWKKFTKNENFKSTYEAVEKLATIYKKEIYEYLHKLKIGILNIKNLNCIIQNYVNTSLDMLSIIFQDIQESVENVTYKNPYGPKIGRSNEASVLINKKL; via the coding sequence ATGAAAGCAAAACTTGAAATTGAACTAAGAGACGTTTTAAAAAAAGAACTTCTCCTAGTAAACGAGATATACAAATCATACTTAAAAATAAAAGAAAATATCGATAATAAAAATGAAATCGAGCTTAAAGAGATTGCAAACAAAACAAAAATATCACTCGAAAGTTTTAAAGAAATTGAAATCAAAAGAAACGAAATTTGGAAAAAATTTACCAAAAATGAAAACTTTAAGTCAACTTACGAAGCTGTAGAAAAGTTGGCTACAATTTACAAAAAAGAAATATACGAATATCTACACAAATTGAAAATTGGAATACTGAATATTAAAAATTTAAACTGTATAATACAAAACTATGTAAACACATCCCTTGACATGTTATCAATAATATTTCAAGACATCCAAGAAAGTGTAGAAAATGTAACTTACAAAAACCCTTACGGGCCAAAAATTGGACGCTCAAACGAAGCTTCCGTTTTAATAAATAAAAAACTTTAA
- the mnmE gene encoding tRNA uridine-5-carboxymethylaminomethyl(34) synthesis GTPase MnmE yields MSKLFERDDDIVALATPFLSSALCVIRSSGASSISKFSKIFSNQAALNSAAGNTIHYGYILDNENNCKVDEVVVCLYRAPKSFTGQDSIEVIAHGSVIGIKKIIDLFLKSGFRMAEPGEFTFRSFLAKKIDLTKAEAINEIIFAKTNKTYSLAVNKLSGALFVKIDTIKKHILNFLSAVSVYLDYEVDDREIGIPFDLILSSKAELKKLINSYKVYEKIDHGITLVLAGSVNAGKSSLFNLFLKKDRSIVSSYPGTTRDYIEASFELNGVLFNVFDTAGLRDADNFVERLGIEKSNSLIKEASLVIYVIDVSSDLTRDDLLFIDSNKSNAKILFVLNKIDLKINKSTEEFVRSNVLNSSNLIMISIKDLEGIDILYDKIKTLISYEKVEIGLDDIIISSRRQIQLLEKAYALILDLLSKIDRQVSYDMLAFDAYEIINCLGEITGEVSSEDVLNNMFKNFCLGK; encoded by the coding sequence ATGAGTAAGCTTTTTGAGAGAGATGATGACATTGTAGCTCTTGCAACTCCTTTTTTAAGTAGCGCTTTATGTGTGATTCGTAGCAGCGGCGCTTCTTCTATTTCTAAATTTTCTAAAATCTTTTCAAATCAGGCAGCTCTTAATTCAGCAGCTGGAAATACGATTCATTATGGTTATATATTAGATAATGAGAATAATTGCAAGGTAGATGAAGTTGTTGTGTGTTTGTATCGAGCGCCAAAGAGCTTTACAGGGCAAGATTCTATTGAGGTTATAGCTCATGGTTCTGTGATTGGGATTAAAAAGATTATAGATTTGTTTTTAAAAAGTGGGTTTAGGATGGCTGAGCCTGGTGAATTTACTTTTCGTTCATTTCTTGCTAAAAAAATTGATCTTACAAAGGCGGAAGCAATTAACGAGATTATTTTTGCCAAGACTAATAAAACCTATTCTCTTGCAGTTAATAAACTTTCTGGAGCTTTATTTGTTAAAATAGATACAATAAAAAAGCATATTTTAAATTTTCTCTCAGCTGTTAGTGTTTATCTTGATTATGAGGTTGACGACCGTGAAATTGGCATCCCTTTTGATTTGATTTTAAGTAGCAAAGCTGAGCTTAAAAAATTAATTAATTCTTATAAAGTTTATGAAAAAATCGATCATGGTATTACTTTGGTTTTAGCAGGTTCTGTTAATGCTGGAAAGTCTTCGTTATTTAATTTGTTTCTCAAAAAAGATAGATCAATTGTTTCCTCATATCCTGGTACTACAAGAGATTATATTGAAGCAAGTTTTGAGCTTAATGGTGTTTTATTTAATGTTTTTGATACAGCAGGTCTTAGAGATGCTGATAATTTTGTTGAGAGATTAGGAATTGAGAAAAGTAATTCTTTAATAAAGGAAGCATCTTTAGTAATTTATGTGATTGATGTTAGTTCAGATTTAACACGAGATGATTTATTATTTATTGATTCTAATAAATCTAATGCTAAAATATTGTTTGTTTTAAATAAGATAGATTTAAAGATAAATAAATCTACTGAAGAATTTGTTCGTTCGAATGTCTTAAATTCTTCAAATTTAATAATGATTAGCATTAAAGATTTAGAAGGAATAGATATTCTTTATGACAAAATAAAAACTTTAATCTCTTATGAGAAGGTAGAGATTGGGCTTGATGATATAATAATATCGTCAAGACGTCAGATACAACTTTTAGAGAAAGCTTATGCTTTGATTTTAGATTTATTGAGTAAAATCGATCGTCAAGTAAGTTATGATATGTTGGCATTTGATGCTTATGAGATTATAAATTGTTTGGGTGAAATAACAGGAGAAGTTAGCAGTGAAGATGTTCTTAACAATATGTTTAAGAATTTTTGTTTGGGGAAATAA